The following are encoded in a window of Streptomyces sp. Go-475 genomic DNA:
- a CDS encoding TIGR01777 family oxidoreductase, with protein MKIVIPGGTGQVGTVLKRALSAAGHDVVVLSRHPERQGEVRWDGAKPGPWTEELDGSDVVVNLAGRSVNCRYTPANLREMMDSRVDSARVVGEAIAAAARPPRIWLQMSTATVYAHRFDAPHDEATGVIGGTEPDVPGYWAYSVEIAKAWERAQESADTPHTRKVALRTAMVMSPDRGGVFDVLLRLARLGLGGPVAGGAQYVSWIHDQDFVRAIEFLVARDDIDGPVNLAAPEPLPHRAFMRALRAAWGVPVGLPATRWMAEAGAFVLRSDTELLLKSRRVVPGRLLDAGFTFDRPTWPQAADDLVRRLRGGRAR; from the coding sequence ATGAAGATCGTGATACCGGGCGGAACCGGTCAGGTCGGCACCGTGCTGAAGCGCGCCCTGAGCGCGGCGGGGCATGACGTCGTGGTGCTCAGCCGGCACCCGGAGCGCCAGGGCGAAGTGCGCTGGGACGGTGCGAAGCCGGGCCCCTGGACGGAGGAGCTCGACGGCAGCGACGTCGTCGTCAACCTGGCCGGCCGGAGCGTGAACTGCCGTTACACCCCGGCCAACCTGCGGGAGATGATGGACTCGCGGGTCGACTCCGCCCGGGTCGTGGGCGAGGCGATCGCCGCGGCCGCCCGGCCGCCCCGGATCTGGCTTCAGATGAGCACCGCGACCGTCTACGCCCACCGCTTCGACGCGCCCCACGACGAGGCCACCGGCGTGATCGGCGGAACCGAGCCGGACGTCCCCGGCTACTGGGCCTACAGCGTCGAGATCGCCAAGGCCTGGGAGCGCGCGCAGGAGTCGGCCGACACCCCGCACACCCGGAAGGTGGCGCTGCGCACCGCGATGGTGATGAGCCCGGACCGGGGCGGCGTCTTCGACGTCCTGCTGCGGCTGGCCCGGCTCGGCCTCGGCGGCCCGGTGGCGGGCGGCGCCCAGTACGTCTCCTGGATCCACGACCAGGACTTCGTCCGGGCGATCGAGTTCCTCGTCGCCCGGGACGACATCGACGGCCCGGTCAACCTGGCCGCGCCCGAGCCCCTCCCGCACCGCGCCTTCATGCGCGCGCTGCGCGCCGCGTGGGGCGTTCCGGTGGGGCTGCCCGCCACGCGCTGGATGGCCGAGGCGGGTGCCTTCGTCCTGCGCTCGGACACCGAACTGCTGCTGAAGAGCCGCCGTGTCGTCCCCGGCCGCCTCCTCGACGCGGGTTTCACCTTCGACCGCCCCACCTGGCCGCAGGCCGCGGACGACCTCGTACGGCGGCTGCGCGGCGGGCGCGCGCGATGA
- a CDS encoding antibiotic biosynthesis monooxygenase translates to MSVVKINVLTVPAEQRETLEKRFASRAHTVESSDGFEWFELLRPVEGTDTYLVYTRWRDEESFKAWMEGPMKAAHQGGGEGGERPRPAASDSTLWSFEVVQQAGPKGA, encoded by the coding sequence ATGAGCGTAGTCAAGATCAATGTGCTGACCGTGCCCGCCGAGCAGCGCGAGACGCTGGAGAAGCGGTTCGCGTCCCGCGCGCACACCGTGGAGAGCTCCGACGGGTTCGAGTGGTTCGAGCTCCTGCGCCCGGTGGAGGGCACCGACACCTACCTCGTCTACACCCGGTGGCGGGACGAGGAGTCCTTCAAGGCGTGGATGGAAGGGCCGATGAAGGCCGCGCACCAGGGCGGCGGCGAGGGCGGCGAGCGGCCCCGGCCCGCGGCGAGCGACTCGACGCTCTGGTCCTTCGAGGTGGTGCAGCAGGCCGGGCCGAAGGGCGCGTAG